The genomic window CTATCAATGCTTAATAATTCTGAGAGATCGTTTAGTAGTTCGTCGGAACGATGAGAAACTTCTTTTTCCCAATCAATTGACATAAATAATAACCTCCAGGTGAATTGCAATTATTTTACCAAAGCCTGAAACTTTAAGCTAATTATTTCATATTTTGTTCATTGAATAATTGTCGGGTTTACTAGTAACAAAAGGCAAATGGTTGAATTGTTTTAATAAGTCTACATTAGTGACTTTTTGATCATTGTTTGATTTTAAATACGTGAATCCCTGTAATAAATCAACGTTCTTGATTCTCTGATTGCTTGGTAGTTCAAAGTAGCTATGTTTACTGTTGTTACCGTAAACCTTATCAGAGTTGAGCTGGATCAAAACGTTTTTAGAATTGACCCATCCATCAGATAATTGCAGCCAAGTTTCTGAGCCGATTTTTTGAATCGTCTCAATGGTCTGTGGTTTGTTGATCGGCATGCGCCCAGCCAAACTATTTGAATCTTGTGGGTCTTTATATAGGAAGTTATTTGGCTGCTCAGCACGGTAGATTGCTTTAGCTCCGAAGTAAGGACGCAATTGTGATAATTCAGCATCGGAATTAAAACCGTCAGCGAGAGCAAATTGATTTTCGCTCAACTGGACATACTTTTTACCCTTGAAACGAATGATGTTGGATACGTGATAGCCGTCTAAGGGATGTACGACTTTTTTAGTCTTGATCAATTTATAAGGATTCTCGTAGATCGGCAATTCCTTTAGTCCAAAGTAATAAGTGTTTTGATCAAAAGATGTTTCCTTTGACTCGTCCTTTAATTTACGATATTCATTACCAGTAGCGGGGAAGTTAGTTACCACGCCATCGATTGGCATGTTGACTAAAGTATTCCATTTGCTAGGTATTTCATTCATTTCATCCCAAACATAGACTGATTTGTGCATGTAATGCATGTCGTTGATGATCTCTGGAGTAACGATATTGGATGATAGGTTCACTCCAGTCACATACGAAAGAACATCGAAATTGACCCGCTTGATCGTACCTGCTATAAAAATCCTTGGTATTTCTGGCATCAATTCAGATTCTTTTTTTAAACTTTCAGCTGAAAACGAATGAAACATTACTCGATCTTGCATCTGGTATTTATCGATGCTGACTTTCAACAGATCCTCCATGTTCTTAGGGCTGCCTTTTTTGGTTTTCTTAGTTTCAATCAAAAACTTCGCATTGGGATTATCTTTGTAGTGTGCAAAAAGTTCGTCTAAACTATGTACAGGTTCACCATTTTTTTGGTGTAATGTACTTAAGTATGAGAAGTTTTGCTGCGAAACGATTGCTGGAACCCCAGTGATACGCTCCAGGTTACGATCATGAGATACTACTAAGACATTGTCTTTTGAGACATGTAAGTCAAGTTCGACGTAGTCGGCACCTTCATTAAAGGCGGTATCGAAACTTTGAAAGGTTTCTTCTGGAGCTTTAACGGGGTCGCCGCGATGACCAATGACTGCAAATCCGCTGCTGAAAAAGAATATAATGAACGCAACGGCAATATTTACCGAAATAATTTTTTTTGAGTGCATATGTAACTCCTAAAATTAATAATAACTATAGAATAAATAATATAACTTATCGGGGTGTTAAGAGAATGGATAATGAACAATCCTTAAATTTAATTGAACAAATCACTAGAAACGATGGTACTAAGTACTACGAAATTGCCAACGTCTTGATGAATGGTCGAGCTGAAAAAGCTGCCGAGTTAGGTATGATCAAGGAAGTTAGGATCTTAAAATTGAACATCCCTCATTCACATGCCGTTGGAATATACGAAGACTATGTTAACAAGAATTATACTGTTCCACCAATGGAGTTAAAAGAATGGGTCGAATATCAAAAGCCTGAAGGACCTATTAAAGATGCGTTCGAGGAAATTTTAAAGGCCAACAAAATTATTTCCAAGGAGGACTAATTATCATGAATT from Companilactobacillus sp. includes these protein-coding regions:
- a CDS encoding glycerophosphodiester phosphodiesterase — its product is MHSKKIISVNIAVAFIIFFFSSGFAVIGHRGDPVKAPEETFQSFDTAFNEGADYVELDLHVSKDNVLVVSHDRNLERITGVPAIVSQQNFSYLSTLHQKNGEPVHSLDELFAHYKDNPNAKFLIETKKTKKGSPKNMEDLLKVSIDKYQMQDRVMFHSFSAESLKKESELMPEIPRIFIAGTIKRVNFDVLSYVTGVNLSSNIVTPEIINDMHYMHKSVYVWDEMNEIPSKWNTLVNMPIDGVVTNFPATGNEYRKLKDESKETSFDQNTYYFGLKELPIYENPYKLIKTKKVVHPLDGYHVSNIIRFKGKKYVQLSENQFALADGFNSDAELSQLRPYFGAKAIYRAEQPNNFLYKDPQDSNSLAGRMPINKPQTIETIQKIGSETWLQLSDGWVNSKNVLIQLNSDKVYGNNSKHSYFELPSNQRIKNVDLLQGFTYLKSNNDQKVTNVDLLKQFNHLPFVTSKPDNYSMNKI